ATATGATTCAAATGAGGATCGCAGACATTGCAAGTACAGAGAAAGATCTAATTCTAAAGAATATTCATATGACAGCAGAGATTCTGAAAGAAGGTCTTATAAGAGACATAGAAGTTATAAATCACATTCAGAGAAATCATGTGCAAGAAATAGAAAGAGATCAAGATCACAGGAATCCTGTTCAACCAGAGACATAACACCAATTAACAATGCTAAACAAAAGGGTCCTACTGAGAGAGAACTACTTTTAGAGAAGTATAGGTAAGATTGTGTATAGCTTTGTATTAgtttttacaagatattctaaaatttgttgtacaataagaaacaaaataaatgaagttGAATCTTTTGTTTATGAGAAATTAGTTATTgcgtatttttaaatgtttttataaaataattttacaataagaataatttagcTGTTTGGTCAATGCTTTTTTCCTGTGTAATCTTAATCCAATCTTAAAATACTACCTATGTTGTACATGTAAGCAATTTTGATAATCATATGAAACCTATTAGGCGTAATTATTGTGCAACGAGTAAGGATATGGAGCGAAGACTGAGTGAATTATCAGCAATTGGATCTGAAGGTATACTtgaaaacgaaaagaaaatttggacACGTACGGCACCAGCAGATCTCTACTATGTCAGAAATGAAaatgatttgaaaataatgaggAGTACTTCTAAGCTGCAAGAACTGTGTGCAATATTTAAGCAGTTGTTAATTGACAGAGCAACTGCAGCGAGAGCATTACAGGTATACTTATttccataaattatattagtttttggcaaaaatacaaaaaaaacagcataaaaaatattattattttactttagcCACCTTATGAGCCGCCTCCAAGAAAAACCAGAGCACGTCTTTGTCGTCATAAATCTGAAGCTTGCAGCAGTTCATCTGACAGCGACAGCTCTATGGATGAAGATGATAGAACAATGGAAGAGTTAATGGCAAAAAAACAGCATCCGCAGAGATTGCATCCCGAAATGTGGTTTAATGATCCTGGAGAAGTAATATCACTAATTATTTCCTAAATTTACCATATGTACATCActcttaacattttataatgtattccCATTTTTTTAGATGAATGATGGTCCATTATGTAGATGCAGCGCGAAATCACGACGCTCGGGCATAAGACATGGGATTTATGCTGGAGAAGGTGTAATAAACAAATGCGACTTAAATTCGAACAACGCAAACAAGCTGTATCACTACAGAATAACGATCAGCCCACCAACAAATTTTCTTACCAAAACACCGACGATTATCAAACACGATGAAcatgaatttatatttgaaggCTTCTCAATGCTATCTCATTTCCCTTTGGTCAAATTACCTACATGCAAGGTTATAAGATTTAACATTGAATACACGATTCTCTACATAGAAGAGAAGTTGCcggaaaattttacgataatgGAACTTGATTACTTTCGTAGGTAGTTTGTTCTATTTTGCAATCAACATTTTTCCTTTGTTATTCATTTCAAGTATAATGTTTTGTTTAATCTTTTAcagaaatgtatttatttagagAGATTTTGGAGCTTGTTGATTTTGACTTGTACACGGCACAGGACAAATCCGGTTGCGGACAGTTTCATTTTATGCCAAGATTTGTGCGTGATTTGGTCGACAATGGACAAGAGATTTTATCGATGAACGAGGTTctgaattatttgataaagaGCAGCACTCTTCTGATAGATCCGGACGATCTACCTAGATTGGTGGCGATGCCACAGCATAAATGGCAAGATTTCGCGGACGAGGTGAAAGGAATGGTTGTAACTTATCCCGGAAAGAAACCGTGTAGCGTTCGTGTCGATCAACTGGACAGAAACCAGCCGGACCAAGAGAAACAAGAAGACCAATCATCCGGCGTGATTGCACACCCTGCGATAGTGCACTTTGGTATCCGGCCACCTCAACTTAGCTATGCAGGAAACGCGGAGTAAGTATCGTGCAATTTCACATACAGataacttaaaatataatacattcgtattagataatttttagatGCTTCAAATATGCGAAACctcttaatttattctttaaactGCATAGTTCACGTACttataaactattaattttatgaatttagcTATCAAAAAGCGTGGAGGGATTATGTCAAGTTTCGGCATCTACTTGCGAACATGTCGAAACCGTCCTTCGAGGATAAGAGAAAGTTGGAAGCGAAAGAGAATAAACTGCAAGAATTGCGTACTCAGAGCAAAATGAAACGCGATGTCACGGTTGACGTTAGCTCGGAAGGATTTTACAGAACTGGTATTATGTGCGACATTGTGCAGCACGCGATGCTGATACCGGTGCTCGTTTGTCATCTGAGGTTTCACAAATCCTTAGACAATCTGGAACGCACATTGGGATACGAGTTCAAAAACAGATACCTGCTTCAGCTGGCACTCACGCATCCCAGTTACCGCGAGAACTTTGGCACGAATCCGGATCACGCGCGAAATTCTCTTACTAACTGCGGTATAAGACAACCCGAGTATGGTGATCGCAGAATTCACTATATGAACACACGAAAACGCGGCATCAATACCTTGATAAACATAATGTCTAGATTCGGCGCAAAAACAGAAACGGAGTCGTCGATAGCGCACAACGAACGGTTAGAGTTCCTGGGCGATGCGGTTGTCGAGTTCCTAACCTCCATCCACCTCTTTCACATGTTCCCAGATTTAGAAGAGGGCGGTTTGGCCACGTACAGAGCCGCGATTGTACAGAATCAGCATCTCGCTGTGCTGGCGAAAAAATTGAATCTGGAAGATTATATGCTTTACGCTCACGGCAGCGATCTTTGCCATGATTTGGAGTTGAGACACGCGATGGCGAATTGCTTCGAAGCATTGATGGGCTCATTGTTTCTTGACGGAGGAATAGAAGTGGCCGACAGAGTCTTCGGTGAGACGCTCTTCAAGGGTGAGGAAGATCTCGCCAAAGTTTGGGTCAATTATCCGCGACATCCTCTTCAGGAACAAGAGCCGACAGGAGATAGACAGTGGATCCCCAGTTTCGAATTGCTACAGGTACTGCGTTTGagtaaatttttcagtttattGCGTTGTTATCTACACAATCGCTCTTACATCTTCTCTTACGTTATCAGAAACTGACCAAATTCGAAGAATCAATCGGCATCGAATTTACTCACATCCGCCTCCTTGCCAGAGCATTCACGGACCGTAGTATAGGCTTTACAAATTTGACGTTAGGATCCAATCAACGGTTGGAGTTTCTGGGAGATACCGTGTTACAGCTTATTGTTTCTGAATACTTGTACAAGTTCTTCCCAGAGCATCACGAGGGACACTTATCGGTAAACAGtgttactattataaattattttgcctgataattttatttatcaaccTAACAATTATGTGTATTTATCACAGTTGCTGCGAAGCTCCCTGGTAAATAACAAAACGCAGGCAGTTGTTTGCGACGATCTAGGCATGACTCAGTATGCGCTTTACGGGAATCCAAAAGCCGAGTTGAAAACGAAAGACAGAGCAGATTTATTAGAGGCTTTCCTCGGCGCGCTTTACGTCGATAAGGGTTTAAAATATTGCCATGTCTTTTGCGACGTGTGTTTCTTTCCGCGTTTAcaagattttattatgaatcAAGATTGGAATGATCCAAAGAGCAAGTTGCAACAGTGTTGCTTAACTCTGAGAACTATGGATGGCGGGGAACCAGATATACCTGTTTATAAGTAAGTTTTTGCTCTACTGGCATGCGGAAAAGTCTTCTCGAAATATTGCTGGTAGACAAAAAGAATCTGTATCTTTGTAATTACGacattttctctttatttgaTTAGCATAAAATGATGATTCTAAATTTAcagcaaaaaatcttaaaaattttacttgtttTTACAAACATTCCAATTTCATGCAATATTCACAGCTAAATGGTTAAGTATTTGTAAAaggatattatataattttacacagtttatttttttcttgcagaGTTATCGAGTGTAAAGGCCCGACTAATACAAGGGTTTATACTGTTGCTGTATATTTCCAAGGGAAACGGCTGGCTAAGGCTTCAGGACATAGCATCCAAGAAGCAGAGATGAATTCTGCCAAAGAAGCTTTAGAAAAATCTCAAGGTATTAtaggaaaatgataaaattattatgcagaATGATTCAGTATTGACTTGTCTCTCCCACGAACTTTGCAAGAGAATATTACAAATACAGAATTGCTggtttttttgcccaaaattCGATTAATCGTCAtcctttctttattttctaatattttaagtatctGAGTAACTAATATAATAGCTTTGAATGAAGATCTTGTTAAAGTAcacttaatattttgaaactaaaaaaaataaatttaaaacatttcaaaatttttcaactagTCAGAATGATTTCACACAAGCTTGCGTTCttaaaatatcattgttactttgtatctattttattttttctttccagACTTATTCCCGCAATTGGACCATCAAAAACGTGTGATAgcaaaaagtatgaaaatgcAACAATGGCCAAATAAACAGAAATCAAGAGGAAGATCTGCAAGATCTAATGACAGATCCGATGACTCTGATTCCAGCCAAAATTGGAGAAGTAGTAAAGAACGTAATTTTccaagaaaaagagaaaaagagtaaTTGTTTCCTATCACTCTTATagtaagtattaatttttttgttctacataaaaatatacaaaataatcaaaatattgaattattttaacaatgagtttttttgttatgtataaaaatcaagaaaaattgctttaaaaaaggcaatttttaaagtaaCTCTGCAAAAAATCTGCGAAAAATGTTGTGCAGAGGATAATCTTGATTTTCATCTATCAATAATTCTATTTCTCCCTAAAAACTACTACGATGAATAAACAATAACATTGCACGATGAACAATAATGACAGTGTCGATGAATTTATGTCAACGCGAAAGGTTTGCtgagttaaaatattttttagtttgttAAATGTCATGTTAAGCAATTCTTGTTCATCGCTTTTCCCccattttattattggatatacaaatcaagattattttctcacagaaaaaagaatgtaaatatatatttaattttttttgttaataatgtatatcATATACAGAGTGATTCAAAACAATGTCCTTGAAATatcatattcttgagcgattttttaaatgatttttcttttagcaaaattttatccgaagcttagtttttgagttataattgaaaatagttcgCTATTCACACGAATGCGGTACAAGGACGGGCAAGGACAGTGCAACGCATCATAAGCTTcggataaaattttgcaaaaggaaaaatctTAGAaatcgctcaagaatatgacatttcaaggacatcaggttgtATTGAATCACTcttatatttactttgtagtcttatttttagtcatatttacaattgtaaaaagtttaatcGATTACCTCATTTCATCTATATgaagttttatttcaataaatatctattttcatgaaatatgCTGTGGCTGGAttcttatttatgttaattgcTATGTCAATTCTACGCTATCTATACTAAAATTGGTATTAAAGTattgaatttatcaaatttaatattttcaaatttattcaacagATCTTAAATACAGATAgttgtaaatgtaaaaaaagtattataaatacattcataaatatttttttatttgctgagTTTTCATATGTATTTTGCATCCTGATGATATATCTTACTTGATTCGGTGACCTACATTCCATTTCTGAAACGCAAAATAaggtgaaatataaatatagaaataaaaaatgttagatttccattttattatcgcagcgcaaaaacattttttttacctgCGCATTTGATAAGAGAAGTGGCATTTTGTATACGAAGGTATACGTAAGGACAACGTGTATCGATGCATTCGAAGTTGTCAAATAAACTTATCTCTCTATGTGCATCAAGCTGCTGACACGTCATAAGTTCCTCACCATCGAATTGATTCCACGAACAAGCTGTTATCGTTCCATATCCGAAGTTATGGACCTGGAAGATATCAATAGATTATGAAGTATAATTCTAGCGAATAATTACATCATTACATCGTTAACAGTTAAGTTGCGagcattttaataaacttctcatatatttattttacagtaaGAGAAAGAAACTGCCATAATTGTTTGGAAAAATACCAACTGTAATTGTCGTCTTGGCATTAATTGCGTATTGCGGgtgcaatatatatgtagttGATTTTGAAGGACTTATATAGCCCTCTATTTCATTTTGATATTCTGAGGACTCATTCGCATGTTTCGACATGACTACCGGCCTCAGGGTTCGCGGTACTAAAATAAGAccaaatttaatatgtatatatatatatatgttataaaatatatgtgtgaatatgataaatatttattggaaaaattacaCTTGCAATACTTACTTGTTGACaaatattgcacaatattATCGATGTTAGGACCAAGTATTAAACGATCTTGATTTGATAATATCAGCGGTTGAAACAAACGAGAATTGCTTTCTGACACAtaatatacaaagtacagatctgtaatagtaaaaatacaaactatAATATTCGAacgttattaatatacataaatacattttcCTCTTGCACTCTTtcgtttctttctcttttcaaaatatgcatttatttgtttttgcaAGTACAAgagatgcaaaatattaaaactaaaaagaaCGCATCTAGCGTGAATGATTTATTACCAGGATGGAGATGCTTAATTTctcgtaataattttaagattatttccCGCTCTACTTCAGAAAACTCAGTCAATGGAACCAACATTACAACCACTTGTCCAAGCCCTCCTATTATATGTTGTTGCCGTTTTGTCTCCCAAGTTTCATTCATGTAATtagatattgtatttaatgttgcaataaaattcaagtGCTCAGGCcctatataaatatgtataacattAGTCATAAAGTagcaaacaatataaatatgccGAATAAAACTTACATAAAATCGTTGAAAAATTCGATACAGCGTGATAGGCAAAGTTAGGACTGTTTGTTACATTAAGCAACCATTGTCCCGATGTACCATGTATAATCCCCATTTTTGAACCATACATCGATATATCTAAATCATCTATTAATGCTCTAATGAGAGCAAGGtacaagtaaaaatataattgttaatttaatatatatgtatattaaattatttttaatatgtccATATTATGTTTAGTATAATTAGTACAGTGCTGTAATTCATTTCGACTCACGCGATAAAATCCATTGTATATTCCTTAGTCCAAGCACCATCGAATACGATTAGTGTTTCTATTTGCGGATAATGTTTTCTATTTCGACAGAGTAATTCCGTCAAAAGATGATCATTTGCATAAACGGAGAATTTAGTGACTGCGTAATCAACCAATCGTTTGAGAACTTGTGAAGATCGGAACATGATACCATTATGGTAGGCCAAAAGATGAGACGCAGCGTATgtctgttataaatatatttgtggtAACTATTGAAGTTCTATCTTAACTTGTCTACTCTATATACTATTtgtgtgtaaaatatacaaaaccTGTTCATCCAGAAATGCCTTTGGCGCAACGAATGAGAAAGCCTTTTTCCTGTCGCAAACTTTAATGTTTTCATTGAATAGAGACATCCCTTCATCCGTATAATACATATCGAGGATTTGACTTAAACGAAGACTGTAAAAGTCGTTCATCCACTTTTGCACCTTATTTGCTATGATGAGACCTACAAGCTCAACGAAAAATGATGTGTATTGTACACATACTGTGTTgctattatacaaaaaaaaattgcagacaTTTACCATCAATATCACCGACTATCTCAGCACGAGTGGCATCAAAATagccatttttatttttcaaataataaacattaggACGCATAGTATTGTTCCAGAAGCCGGTGGCTCCAATTTTCATATCGGTATCTAATATAGGTCCTTGATATACTACCATTTCCGCTAATTCGCCTGACAAATAATACCACATTTCATGATTTCAagaggaaagaaaatttttctaagGAATAAGAGAATATATACAAATGACTTATTACCTGAAACACCTACCTGCGATTGTTGTTAGCCACATATTGTCCAATTTTATGGCTGGATCGAGCGAGGAGAGATATGACATTGATTTGTCGTGAATCATTTCGCTTCTCGGCATAATAAAATCGACCTCTTCCATGTGATTCGCGTCCGTGAATCCACTATTCATGACACTGGGCCTTTCTGAAATAAGATTCATTAAAAGAAGGTCAATAcgtgaatttatatttacatgaatttgttataatacaaGATTTATGCTCCTTTAAAAACCAACAAAccatacaaattaatatattttttagaattttgtatgcttataaatttatatatatatatattatattatttcttattgtttCAAAAGACAATAATTGTTGAATGTTGTTTCTACGTTATAGCAACAATAACAATCAATGTAGAAAAAGCAACATAGATTCAACGTTGAAAAAACCTTCACACTTCAACATTCAACATTGCAACGTCTCAGCAACGTTCTTTCAActttctgtgctgtatgggattCTGttgattcatataaaaaaatattttgacactCTTAAGATGATCTATCGCAAGAATTGTTAATGCGATATgtctaataaaaagaattagcAAAAAAGGCCAAGAACATTATTGTCAGGGCGCAAAAAGCTGATTCTTGTGTCCTTTTTACTgccacttttttttatagaaccACGTACGTCACTCCATCGATGTACCTGATGTTATTGCGTCGATTATTTCATGTAGTCTAACATTCTGATGTTGAAGAGAAGCAGCGATGGCTCCTATAATAGCACCCGGAGTGATGGTTCCATAAGGTGTGAGGATTACTCCATATTCCCTTGGACAATTCCACAAGTCAGCAAATAGAGCTTTGCCTATCACAATtcatgttaatttaaaattaagtaatttgaATATTGTACTCGATCGCTTagacttcaatttttttaatgtttcagcACGAATAGAAACGTTACCTGTTAATTTTTGGCCGATTTCTTGACATAACGAACTTGTATCGCGCGAACTGTCTTTCATTATTGTGTTTGAGATAGCTTGATGCAAAGTGCATCGTTCTATTGCTGTCAGCGCATGAAATGGAAAGAGTTCAGGCTCTCCTGGcaccattttttttatcaatttatatttgagaCTTTGTCTTCTGGATTGTCCAAAAGGAAGTACCCCATCCTTTTCCTGTACATTCGTGTAGCGTTTGATGCCATCAAATTTAAACCTGTGTATAAGAGAGAAGgagattataatatatgtaaattataagatttatttatttcaaaactttcTTGTATTAGAAATTCGTACCTATGCATTAAGGATGAcgataatgtttttatatccATTGTCGAGTGAGAATATTTCTCTGCTTTGCGAATGATGTCTAGCAGCACACGTATATTCATAGGGAGATGGAAATCTTGCAAATTAGCATTCACGTAACATTCCTGAAGTTCTTCCGGTATGCCGCATTCTACCAAAGTTAATCTTGAGAAGAATACGTAACACGTATAagctgtaaaaattttcacaaaacgTTAGTAGAGTCGATGACACATTTTCGTAAACTGCATATCACAAATTCGTTAACATATTATTACCGTAGCATATTATTGACAAAACCATGAAgacattcatttttttaatattgaaatatcacTGCTTTTGTCACTCAATACAACGCTCATGTTGCACCTGATTCGTGTACTTTTCAATGATTCACATTGTGAAGATATAGTAAGATTATGTTCTACTTTAATACAGATAAGATAACCGTCACTGCGCAATCGGTGCTGAAATACTTTCATATACTACAAGTAAAACTACAACTAACACTCTTGCACGTAAATCTCGGCTTGTCTCACCTCtggtttaatattatatcgttataattttctaatttatatgtacaaaattctaacatgtatatttcattatttgcggtaatgtatatatatacgtatggATCAGTGTGAAATAGTTTTACCTATaagctataattaaaaaagttaattccgcaatatttatgaaataatcgAAGTATTCTCTAAGGGTCATCTCTGCAATCAAGTGGAGGGGTAGATTACTCACAACGTATCTTATCTCTTGATAGTGATGGTAGGTGAGACTATGCTTCTAAAAAGGTGTGGTGTACTACTCGTTACGTGAAACCGAAGGGACACCGTGTctttctttcataaaaaagaCTGCAAAAGTGCAAAAGTGCTGGGTAAGTTAtttgtttaagaaaaatttgcacaacatttttttattgcaaaatatttctaaaaaattttaatggaaatattaatttgaaaaccTATATCTTCCATTTCCAACAGTTCAGAAGATGATTAGATTATATTTCtggattattttattcaatctcggtaagcaatttatattatttcaaaaatttgtagcacactaattttacaatataatgtgtttataaaagataattatgaaTACTTGTGTAAAGTGTTatctgtattatattttttcttttatataataattaaacttgaaacatttttatatcttcttaGTATTCtacagaaattaatatagtgatgtaatgttttattttaggcGTTTTCGCACAAGAGAGTGCATATCAAAATGTCGAACCGACACTTCAAGAATGTTACGAGaatagatatcttttagaaaaagataatagaTTACCTCATACTTTGCATACATTAATCACCATTATTCGAAAGATCGAAAACGTAACAGATGGCTTAAACATGGATTTACGAAGTGTAACTGTTGCCATTTTACAcaggtataatttttttttttaataacagtgTCATAAAAGATGTGTattcacgcgcgcgcgcgcgcgcgcgtgtaaaaGTTTAAACTATTAATcagacaaaaaattttatgtttgaaCTGTTCGAACAATTCGAATCCAAAAAGAATGAGCATCGAGTGCGGACAGTTTCAGACAGTTCGAATAGTTCAAACTCCatctttttgcaaataaatttgcaaataaatttgcaaataaaagtttgcaaataaatactAGTTTAAAATTGCTGAATTCGGCAATTAACCTTTTATTTGAAATCGTAGGTATCGCCAAGATGGGATAGTAGAGAATCCAGCCGTTTTACAACAATCCGGTGTATTGCCTTACAGACTGAGTTACCAGggtcaaaaatatttgcaaatacgTCAATTTATAACGCAGAAAGTCAACCAACTTCCTTACAACATAATCACTGATGTTGAAAGGGTCAGCTTAATAGAACTTAATATGTAGAAagtattttactattttagcGCAAACATAAGGAATAGTTggaattttcgaaaattaatattccactcttggtaaaaataaatatgtcaaaagttgagaaaaattataagatatgaCATATTCTGTACGAATTTACTACATTCTTATAAttccttaaaaaattttataaaaaattccaatagatttctgataaattttaacatattctaTTGCTTTAATTTACGAACAGATTAACAaagtagaatatataaaaatttgtcaaaatctatcagaattttttaaaaatgagaaaatttgaaattttttaaagaaacctTAACAAATTCGTACAGAATATGTTATATCTTACAATTTTTGTCGAATTCTGATaacttttaacatatttattttaagaaatagctagaattgtgaaattaatgtgtagtaaatgtattatttgcaGTGCACTCTTCATTTTATGCTATCTAGCAGTATCGAAGTATACGAAAGGCATGACGAAAGCATGGTATGTAGATATGCCGATAATGCGTACAGAAGTGCGAGAAGTGTAGGCCGCAATCATTCTACTAACGCGAACTCTGATATCGATCGTGATGTAGAAACCTTAACACCTGAACAAATGTAAGTTTAATATAAGAACGGTAGAATAATTACacgaaaataatgtaataaatataactataaaaattctcGTGTTGCACATACAGAGACATTATCACAAATCATAAGAATGGAATTACCGACGATGGGGTTGATCCAAATGCGTTGTATCCGGAATTACCGCCGAACCACCCGAAAATCGCTCGAGTTCTCGCATCGAAGCCAAGAAGCAAGTGTCCTGTAGAAAATGGAGTTATTAAAACCGAGTagatagattttatattaattttcgtattgattttattatagaattttcaACATAATGGGGTTTTGATCAATTCTTACAGCTGGGGTGCAGTTTCTATCGGGTCAGTAATTGCTGGGATAGCTGCTGGATTGCAGCCCGAAATGGTGAAACTTGCAGATGTATTCCCCAATGAACCACCAGAAAGGAGAGCAAACCTATCAGAATTAGTGGATAACAAATGGCTTGCAACTGTGGCTGGTAATGACACGTTCATTTTATTCTTCTCATGTTAATATTCTGCACACAGGTTtaggaaaaaatttcaatcaaaaattaaCACTAAATTGATTAAAGCACGGTGCTTgtctctttttatatattacgttattttaataatcaaattattacttaattgttgattattaaatacattgagaaaaattgcTGCAaacagtttatatttttataggcgATTTGGCCGAAGTTGTTTTAATGCAAGGGCCTACAAACGAGAAACTCAGCGTGGGTTTGAATGGAAATTGGAATTCGTCAGCTCTGCCTCGTTGGTATTTTTTGAACTCCAATGAAAACTCCAATGAAAACTCCAACTACAA
The window above is part of the Linepithema humile isolate Giens D197 chromosome 8, Lhum_UNIL_v1.0, whole genome shotgun sequence genome. Proteins encoded here:
- the LOC105668158 gene encoding uncharacterized protein isoform X2; protein product: MNVFMVLSIICYAYTCYVFFSRLTLVECGIPEELQECYVNANLQDFHLPMNIRVLLDIIRKAEKYSHSTMDIKTLSSSLMHRFKFDGIKRYTNVQEKDGVLPFGQSRRQSLKYKLIKKMVPGEPELFPFHALTAIERCTLHQAISNTIMKDSSRDTSSLCQEIGQKLTGKALFADLWNCPREYGVILTPYGTITPGAIIGAIAASLQHQNVRLHEIIDAITSERPSVMNSGFTDANHMEEVDFIMPRSEMIHDKSMSYLSSLDPAIKLDNMWLTTIAGELAEMVVYQGPILDTDMKIGATGFWNNTMRPNVYYLKNKNGYFDATRAEIVGDIDGLIIANKVQKWMNDFYSLRLSQILDMYYTDEGMSLFNENIKVCDRKKAFSFVAPKAFLDEQTYAASHLLAYHNGIMFRSSQVLKRLVDYAVTKFSVYANDHLLTELLCRNRKHYPQIETLIVFDGAWTKEYTMDFIAALIDDLDISMYGSKMGIIHGTSGQWLLNVTNSPNFAYHAVSNFSTILWPEHLNFIATLNTISNYMNETWETKRQQHIIGGLGQVVVMLVPLTEFSEVEREIILKLLREIKHLHPDLYFVYYVSESNSRLFQPLILSNQDRLILGPNIDNIVQYLSTIPRTLRPVVMSKHANESSEYQNEIEGYISPSKSTTYILHPQYAINAKTTITVGP
- the LOC105668158 gene encoding uncharacterized protein isoform X1, whose product is MNVFMVLSIICYAYTCYVFFSRLTLVECGIPEELQECYVNANLQDFHLPMNIRVLLDIIRKAEKYSHSTMDIKTLSSSLMHRFKFDGIKRYTNVQEKDGVLPFGQSRRQSLKYKLIKKMVPGEPELFPFHALTAIERCTLHQAISNTIMKDSSRDTSSLCQEIGQKLTGKALFADLWNCPREYGVILTPYGTITPGAIIGAIAASLQHQNVRLHEIIDAITSERPSVMNSGFTDANHMEEVDFIMPRSEMIHDKSMSYLSSLDPAIKLDNMWLTTIAGELAEMVVYQGPILDTDMKIGATGFWNNTMRPNVYYLKNKNGYFDATRAEIVGDIDGLIIANKVQKWMNDFYSLRLSQILDMYYTDEGMSLFNENIKVCDRKKAFSFVAPKAFLDEQTYAASHLLAYHNGIMFRSSQVLKRLVDYAVTKFSVYANDHLLTELLCRNRKHYPQIETLIVFDGAWTKEYTMDFIAALIDDLDISMYGSKMGIIHGTSGQWLLNVTNSPNFAYHAVSNFSTILWPEHLNFIATLNTISNYMNETWETKRQQHIIGGLGQVVVMLVPLTEFSEVEREIILKLLREIKHLHPDLYFVYYVSESNSRLFQPLILSNQDRLILGPNIDNIVQYLSTIPRTLRPVVMSKHANESSEYQNEIEGYISPSKSTTYILHPQYAINAKTTITVHNFGYGTITACSWNQFDGEELMTCQQLDAHREISLFDNFECIDTRCPYVYLRIQNATSLIKCAEMECRSPNQVRYIIRMQNTYENSANKKIFMNVFIILFLHLQLSVFKIC
- the drosha gene encoding ribonuclease 3; amino-acid sequence: MENSSSINTGQEYYWNVQQNVEYYPVPPVPNFPPPNYNQSSNYNSLYSYNVPSPDVSNIKSTNSVYYSETPVYHSETANVQSNVPCQNQVNSQNNYQYYGRTDLAQQSVNTNLAQSVSTDLTQQSVSTDLTQQSVSENYYNNWNSTVDYYNNTSNEWQSNSSFTNWEMYQNVPVSKYEISKTYDNNKLCSTKSYESLQGTKGSESRYNKESSHTSSRKRSKSPESRSGKRSRSRYKDHRYDSNEDRRHCKYRERSNSKEYSYDSRDSERRSYKRHRSYKSHSEKSCARNRKRSRSQESCSTRDITPINNAKQKGPTERELLLEKYRRNYCATSKDMERRLSELSAIGSEGILENEKKIWTRTAPADLYYVRNENDLKIMRSTSKLQELCAIFKQLLIDRATAARALQPPYEPPPRKTRARLCRHKSEACSSSSDSDSSMDEDDRTMEELMAKKQHPQRLHPEMWFNDPGEMNDGPLCRCSAKSRRSGIRHGIYAGEGVINKCDLNSNNANKLYHYRITISPPTNFLTKTPTIIKHDEHEFIFEGFSMLSHFPLVKLPTCKVIRFNIEYTILYIEEKLPENFTIMELDYFQMYLFREILELVDFDLYTAQDKSGCGQFHFMPRFVRDLVDNGQEILSMNEVLNYLIKSSTLLIDPDDLPRLVAMPQHKWQDFADEVKGMVVTYPGKKPCSVRVDQLDRNQPDQEKQEDQSSGVIAHPAIVHFGIRPPQLSYAGNADYQKAWRDYVKFRHLLANMSKPSFEDKRKLEAKENKLQELRTQSKMKRDVTVDVSSEGFYRTGIMCDIVQHAMLIPVLVCHLRFHKSLDNLERTLGYEFKNRYLLQLALTHPSYRENFGTNPDHARNSLTNCGIRQPEYGDRRIHYMNTRKRGINTLINIMSRFGAKTETESSIAHNERLEFLGDAVVEFLTSIHLFHMFPDLEEGGLATYRAAIVQNQHLAVLAKKLNLEDYMLYAHGSDLCHDLELRHAMANCFEALMGSLFLDGGIEVADRVFGETLFKGEEDLAKVWVNYPRHPLQEQEPTGDRQWIPSFELLQKLTKFEESIGIEFTHIRLLARAFTDRSIGFTNLTLGSNQRLEFLGDTVLQLIVSEYLYKFFPEHHEGHLSLLRSSLVNNKTQAVVCDDLGMTQYALYGNPKAELKTKDRADLLEAFLGALYVDKGLKYCHVFCDVCFFPRLQDFIMNQDWNDPKSKLQQCCLTLRTMDGGEPDIPVYKVIECKGPTNTRVYTVAVYFQGKRLAKASGHSIQEAEMNSAKEALEKSQDLFPQLDHQKRVIAKSMKMQQWPNKQKSRGRSARSNDRSDDSDSSQNWRSSKERNFPRKREKE